One genomic region from Bacilli bacterium encodes:
- a CDS encoding amino acid ABC transporter permease — protein sequence MDLVLASLNFYPVLEFFPNFMRGVATTIVFSITTILIGAVFGFGMALLRMSRNKALSSIANFYISFVRGTPLLIQLYIFAYGIPTLFPSLNIGIYTSGVIALGLNSTAYVAEIYRSGIQAVDPGQMEAARSMGFSRSFAMRKIVFPQAFKNIIPAIGNEFVTVVKESSVVSILGIYDITRVSDLVKASTLKVFESLIIAALLYFIITTILTYFVNKIEKRLNLYALR from the coding sequence ATGGATTTAGTCTTAGCTAGTTTAAATTTCTATCCGGTGTTAGAATTTTTTCCCAATTTCATGCGCGGGGTAGCCACGACCATCGTTTTTTCCATCACGACCATTTTGATTGGTGCAGTCTTTGGATTTGGCATGGCGCTTTTGCGCATGAGCCGAAATAAGGCTCTCTCCAGCATCGCCAATTTTTATATTTCCTTTGTTCGCGGGACGCCGCTTTTGATTCAGCTATATATTTTCGCCTATGGGATTCCCACTCTTTTTCCCAGTTTAAACATTGGTATTTATACATCGGGCGTAATCGCTTTAGGACTTAACTCAACGGCGTATGTTGCAGAGATCTATCGTTCGGGAATTCAAGCGGTCGATCCCGGACAAATGGAAGCCGCCCGTTCAATGGGTTTTTCCCGCAGTTTTGCGATGCGAAAAATTGTATTCCCACAGGCGTTTAAGAACATTATTCCTGCGATTGGTAATGAATTTGTAACAGTGGTTAAAGAGTCCTCGGTTGTCTCCATTCTTGGCATATATGACATCACTCGGGTTAGTGACTTAGTGAAAGCTTCCACTTTGAAAGTTTTTGAGTCGCTTATTATTGCGGCGTTGTTATATTTCATAATCACGACCATTCTCACTTACTTCGTCAATAAGATAGAAAAGAGGCTTAACCTTTATGCCTTGCGATAA
- a CDS encoding ABC transporter ATP-binding protein, whose amino-acid sequence MDEIKVKHSLLKFLHFAYKAYPPYFFLAFITALFNAGLTVFNAYSLSLLIHYLETATYDYSIIVGGVIVVINFIFYFLNKLFARLNEVEEAKMLEAVDQKIAIKLMELPFNYLEDPYYLDLKERALFAVHNQGAIIFFLRSSVSMLQYIITIVSLLGVMFTFDIWLFVIVFVALISNIIIFTLSMKSQMKFYQDLIPINRRYGYFIDTIMDEKKGKDYRMYPVGDLMAHRLKNYSRTSVDYFIHFMRKMSGYSGLSALVKYLEMALVYGFVAYRTLSLGLSISLFSLYISTALTFSTTMEQVVETSMSFAQNAAYIKPLVSLMEIKSEQDIGAKEKFVGSINEIEFKNVSFAYPHTDLLVLDQVSFKINHGEKISLVGLNGAGKTTLIKLLCRLYKPNEGEITVNGKNINDYDLSSYIKAISAVFQDFKLFAWTIAENISNDDQHQDEAYRTAAKVGLKNKIDALPEGINTLYSKIYDEKGVDLSGGESQKVAIARALYKDASLVIIDEPTSALDPLAEADIYANFNSLVEDKTAIYISHRMSSSVFCDKVLVIDKGKVSDFDTHEHLMEKHDSIYYKLFATQAKNYQLQ is encoded by the coding sequence ATGGATGAAATAAAAGTAAAACATAGTTTGTTAAAGTTTCTTCATTTTGCCTATAAAGCGTATCCCCCATATTTTTTCCTCGCCTTTATAACTGCCTTATTTAACGCTGGTTTAACGGTATTCAATGCCTATTCGCTCTCGCTACTAATCCATTATTTAGAAACCGCAACCTATGATTATTCCATTATTGTCGGAGGCGTTATCGTCGTCATCAATTTTATTTTCTATTTTCTGAATAAACTATTTGCCCGTCTAAATGAAGTTGAAGAGGCAAAGATGCTGGAGGCTGTCGACCAAAAAATTGCCATCAAGTTAATGGAATTGCCATTCAACTATTTGGAGGATCCATATTACCTAGATTTGAAGGAAAGAGCCCTGTTCGCAGTGCATAATCAAGGGGCGATTATTTTTTTCTTAAGAAGCAGTGTCAGCATGTTGCAATACATTATTACAATAGTTAGTTTATTGGGAGTGATGTTTACTTTTGATATTTGGCTCTTTGTGATCGTTTTCGTTGCTTTGATAAGCAACATTATCATTTTTACTTTGTCAATGAAGTCACAGATGAAATTTTACCAAGATTTAATTCCGATAAATCGCCGCTACGGGTATTTTATCGACACTATTATGGATGAAAAAAAGGGAAAAGATTATCGTATGTATCCGGTGGGAGATCTCATGGCCCATCGGCTGAAGAATTATTCACGGACTTCGGTTGATTACTTTATCCATTTTATGCGCAAAATGAGTGGTTATAGTGGGCTTTCGGCGCTGGTAAAATATTTAGAAATGGCTTTGGTATATGGCTTTGTCGCATATCGCACACTGAGTCTTGGACTCTCGATCAGTTTGTTTTCCCTATATATATCAACCGCTTTAACCTTCTCGACGACGATGGAACAGGTGGTGGAGACAAGCATGAGCTTTGCTCAAAATGCCGCCTACATCAAACCATTAGTCAGTTTAATGGAAATTAAGTCCGAGCAGGATATCGGCGCTAAGGAGAAATTTGTTGGATCCATCAATGAAATAGAATTTAAAAATGTGTCTTTCGCTTATCCTCACACCGATCTATTAGTTTTGGATCAGGTTTCGTTTAAAATCAATCACGGAGAAAAAATATCACTCGTCGGATTAAATGGCGCCGGCAAGACAACGCTTATTAAACTTCTCTGTCGGCTATACAAGCCAAATGAGGGAGAAATAACTGTCAACGGCAAGAATATTAACGACTATGACTTATCTAGTTATATTAAAGCTATCAGTGCCGTGTTTCAGGATTTTAAACTTTTTGCTTGGACGATTGCTGAAAACATAAGTAATGATGATCAACATCAAGATGAGGCTTATAGAACTGCGGCTAAAGTTGGGTTAAAAAATAAAATCGACGCGCTTCCGGAGGGCATAAATACTCTTTACTCAAAGATTTATGACGAAAAAGGAGTGGACTTATCAGGAGGCGAATCACAAAAAGTGGCAATTGCCCGTGCCCTATATAAAGATGCTTCATTAGTTATAATAGATGAGCCCACAAGTGCTTTGGACCCACTGGCTGAAGCGGATATATATGCAAACTTTAACTCTCTTGTTGAAGATAAAACCGCTATATATATTTCCCATCGAATGTCATCATCGGTTTTCTGTGATAAGGTTTTGGTCATCGATAAAGGTAAGGTAAGCGACTTTGATACGCATGAGCACCTAATGGAAAAACACGATTCGATTTACTACAAACTCTTCGCTACCCAAGCAAAAAATTACCAGCTTCAATAA
- a CDS encoding transporter substrate-binding domain-containing protein — protein MKSQKGLTLMLAVLAVTSLSGCGNVSGHGGDLAAIVKTKTLVIGTNAEYAPFEYLKGASTEVYGYDMDVVSLIEQEIERQYDIDLKVVIKDMAFDGLIGSMNANQIDFIAAAFSKNDERAESVLFSDIYYQAETVLVVKEGNNSITDYASLAGMAIGAQLGTVQVDFASEAVTNSGSVKPLGSIATLLSDLSVGNIDALMVEKPVAQNIIAKSSGYKIIDNIAFPDDDGYAFASNYNIGEDLINLINGVITTNKENGVLDELFVDALNESLGN, from the coding sequence ATGAAATCACAAAAAGGCCTTACGCTGATGCTTGCGGTGTTGGCGGTTACGAGTCTTTCGGGTTGTGGAAATGTGTCTGGCCATGGCGGAGATTTAGCGGCGATTGTTAAAACCAAAACATTGGTGATCGGAACTAATGCCGAATACGCCCCGTTCGAGTATCTAAAGGGAGCGTCAACCGAAGTGTATGGCTACGACATGGACGTTGTAAGTCTCATTGAGCAAGAAATCGAGCGTCAATATGACATTGATTTAAAGGTTGTAATTAAAGATATGGCTTTCGATGGTCTGATTGGATCAATGAATGCCAATCAAATTGATTTTATCGCCGCGGCATTTTCTAAAAACGACGAGCGTGCGGAATCTGTTTTGTTCTCGGATATTTATTACCAAGCCGAAACGGTATTGGTGGTTAAAGAAGGAAACAATTCCATTACTGACTATGCTTCGTTAGCGGGGATGGCAATTGGCGCGCAACTGGGAACCGTCCAGGTGGATTTTGCATCCGAGGCAGTCACTAATAGCGGAAGTGTTAAACCGCTCGGATCAATTGCCACTCTATTGAGTGACTTATCTGTGGGAAATATTGACGCTTTAATGGTGGAAAAACCGGTTGCTCAAAATATAATCGCCAAAAGTAGCGGCTATAAAATAATTGATAATATCGCTTTTCCCGATGATGATGGCTATGCTTTTGCCAGCAACTATAATATCGGGGAAGATCTGATTAATTTAATCAACGGGGTTATTACGACGAACAAAGAAAATGGTGTTCTCGATGAATTATTTGTCGATGCTCTAAATGAATCGTTAGGAAATTAA
- a CDS encoding NAD(P)-dependent oxidoreductase, translated as MKICVRPGILSFEHQKLLKEDFPTIDFVDKIENDAEVLISFPGSIKKETLDPLSNLKWIQLFSAGFDQGDLSYLKSRSITLTNARGIYSIPIAEDVVARLLAINRQLPQYIQDQEQKKWDPKLDGYELYGSTIGFLGAGSIAVEAAKRLVGFNVRLLAYREHQGKVEPFDEIFTGEKGLYDLIRQSDYIISVLPSNKETVHLLDQKRLRLMKKDAVLINVGRGDLINEQELVEVLKSGHLRGVSLDVYEEEPLPKNSALYLLPNVLLTPHRAGASSHTSERLYQLIKKNIRHFLTNGELDNVVHL; from the coding sequence ATGAAAATATGCGTTCGCCCGGGAATTTTAAGCTTTGAGCATCAAAAACTTCTTAAAGAAGACTTTCCCACCATTGATTTTGTCGATAAGATTGAAAATGATGCCGAGGTTCTCATTTCCTTTCCTGGTAGCATTAAAAAAGAAACTTTGGATCCCTTGTCCAATTTAAAATGGATTCAATTGTTTAGCGCCGGGTTTGACCAAGGAGATCTTTCCTACCTAAAATCGCGTTCTATAACTTTAACCAACGCTCGCGGAATATATAGTATTCCCATCGCTGAGGATGTGGTTGCTCGTCTTTTGGCCATCAATCGTCAATTGCCACAATACATCCAAGATCAGGAGCAAAAAAAATGGGATCCCAAATTGGATGGATATGAATTATACGGCTCTACCATCGGATTTTTAGGAGCTGGATCCATCGCTGTTGAAGCTGCGAAGCGACTGGTGGGATTCAATGTTCGCCTGCTTGCTTATCGAGAGCACCAAGGAAAAGTTGAGCCCTTTGATGAAATCTTTACTGGCGAAAAGGGTCTCTATGATCTCATTCGTCAAAGTGACTATATTATTTCGGTTCTTCCTTCCAATAAGGAAACCGTTCATCTTTTGGATCAAAAGCGTCTGCGGTTGATGAAGAAAGATGCCGTGCTTATTAATGTTGGCCGCGGAGATTTAATTAATGAACAAGAACTTGTCGAAGTATTAAAAAGTGGCCATCTGCGGGGAGTCTCCCTCGATGTTTACGAAGAGGAACCTTTGCCAAAAAACAGTGCCCTATACCTACTGCCGAATGTATTGCTTACTCCCCATCGGGCCGGGGCCAGTTCCCACACAAGTGAGCGCCTTTATCAATTGATAAAAAAGAATATCCGGCATTTTCTTACAAACGGGGAATTGGATAACGTTGTTCACTTATAA
- the adhE gene encoding bifunctional acetaldehyde-CoA/alcohol dehydrogenase, with product MEVKKEESIDFAKEVDVLVKNAHQALDEFLLLNQEQVDYIVAKCSVAGLDNHGILAEAAVKETKRGVFEDKATKNLFACEYVVNNMRHLKTVGVVSQDSVTGITEIADPIGVLAGITPVTNPTSTVLFKSLIALKTRNPIIFAFHPSAQQCSKQAAMVMLEAAVAAGAPANCIQWIEHPSMDATSALMNHPGVASILATGGNAMVKAAYSCGKPAMGVGAGNVPAYIERSANISRAVNDIVLSKSFDNGMVCASEQATIIDSEIYKECISEFKRLKTYFVNKDEKEKLSRYMFGFAEGDENVENGKLNPVIVGKSAVWIAEQAGFKVPEDTEILGVECKIIGPKEPISREKLSPVLAFYKVKDWNEGFEYAAKMVEFNGLGHSAAIHTKTQEMADAFGEKCKAMRIIWNSPSTFGGIGNVYNSFLPSLTLGCGSYGHNSIGGNVSAINLLNIKKVGKRRNNMQWFKVPSKIYFERNSIQYLRSCHSVSKVFIVTDRTMVELGYINKVTDELNARRNPVQIQLFSDVEPDPDIETVRRGTKLMEAFQPDTIIALGGGSAMDAAKGMWLFYEHPEVNFADLKQKFMDIRKRAFRYPELGKKSKLICIPTTSGTGSEVTPFAVISDKANNKKYPLADYSLTPTIAIVDAEFTTNLPPFVTAITGMDVLTHAIEAYTSTLANDYTDGLALQAIKLVFEYLPRAVKDGKHDLEAREKMHNASTMAGMAFANAFLGMNHSMAHKIGGLFHVPHGLANAILLPYTIRYNGEVPTHLAIWPKYEAYVCDKKYQDIAKLLGLKADTTKEAVENLASAVYNLSIYLGIKMSFKANTEIDEKTWDEALPQLAMLAFEDQCTPANPRIPMVKDMIAIMHRAYLGE from the coding sequence ATGGAAGTGAAAAAAGAAGAAAGCATTGATTTTGCTAAAGAAGTGGATGTCTTAGTAAAGAATGCTCATCAAGCCTTAGACGAGTTTTTATTATTGAATCAAGAGCAGGTTGACTACATTGTTGCTAAGTGTTCTGTCGCCGGATTGGATAATCATGGTATTTTGGCCGAAGCGGCGGTAAAGGAAACGAAACGAGGAGTGTTTGAGGATAAAGCAACCAAGAATCTTTTTGCCTGTGAATATGTTGTCAACAATATGCGGCACCTTAAGACTGTGGGTGTTGTCAGCCAGGATTCAGTTACGGGAATAACTGAAATTGCCGATCCGATTGGAGTGCTCGCGGGAATTACGCCGGTTACTAATCCAACAAGTACAGTTTTATTTAAATCACTTATTGCTTTAAAAACCAGAAACCCGATTATTTTTGCTTTTCATCCCTCGGCCCAGCAGTGTTCAAAACAGGCGGCGATGGTGATGCTAGAGGCCGCGGTAGCTGCTGGAGCTCCCGCGAATTGTATTCAATGGATTGAGCATCCGTCGATGGATGCAACTAGCGCTTTAATGAATCATCCTGGCGTGGCCTCAATTTTAGCAACCGGGGGAAACGCTATGGTCAAGGCAGCATATAGCTGTGGTAAGCCGGCGATGGGCGTTGGAGCGGGCAATGTTCCGGCCTATATTGAGAGAAGTGCCAATATTTCGCGGGCTGTCAACGACATTGTTTTATCAAAGTCGTTTGATAATGGTATGGTTTGTGCCTCCGAACAAGCAACAATCATTGATAGTGAAATTTATAAAGAATGCATTTCAGAGTTTAAGCGGTTGAAAACTTACTTTGTAAATAAGGATGAAAAAGAAAAATTGTCCCGTTATATGTTTGGTTTTGCCGAGGGAGATGAAAATGTTGAAAATGGCAAACTCAATCCAGTTATCGTTGGTAAAAGTGCCGTTTGGATTGCTGAGCAAGCTGGCTTCAAAGTCCCGGAAGATACCGAAATTTTAGGAGTAGAATGCAAAATCATCGGTCCAAAAGAACCGATTTCCCGCGAAAAACTATCTCCGGTTTTAGCCTTCTATAAAGTAAAAGACTGGAACGAAGGTTTTGAGTATGCAGCTAAAATGGTAGAATTTAACGGCTTAGGTCATAGTGCCGCAATTCATACTAAAACCCAAGAGATGGCGGATGCGTTTGGTGAAAAATGCAAAGCCATGCGGATTATTTGGAATTCACCGTCAACTTTTGGTGGTATTGGTAATGTTTATAATTCTTTTTTACCGTCTTTAACCTTAGGCTGCGGAAGCTATGGTCATAATTCCATCGGAGGAAATGTCAGTGCTATTAACTTATTAAACATTAAGAAAGTAGGCAAAAGAAGAAATAACATGCAATGGTTCAAGGTCCCTTCGAAGATTTATTTTGAACGAAATTCAATTCAGTACTTACGTTCCTGTCATAGCGTAAGTAAGGTATTTATTGTTACAGATCGGACAATGGTGGAACTTGGTTATATTAACAAAGTTACCGATGAGTTAAACGCGCGCCGTAATCCAGTTCAGATCCAACTTTTTTCGGATGTCGAGCCAGATCCGGATATTGAAACCGTTCGGCGGGGAACAAAATTGATGGAGGCATTTCAACCGGACACGATTATTGCTCTTGGGGGCGGATCGGCAATGGATGCAGCCAAGGGAATGTGGTTATTTTATGAGCATCCGGAAGTTAACTTCGCCGATTTAAAGCAAAAATTTATGGATATTCGCAAACGGGCATTCCGTTATCCTGAACTCGGTAAAAAGAGCAAATTAATTTGTATTCCCACCACCAGTGGAACGGGATCAGAAGTTACTCCTTTCGCGGTTATATCCGATAAAGCCAACAACAAGAAATATCCCTTAGCCGACTATAGCCTGACGCCAACAATTGCCATTGTTGATGCCGAATTTACCACCAACCTTCCTCCATTTGTTACAGCGATTACCGGTATGGATGTTTTAACGCATGCAATTGAGGCTTATACTTCAACCTTAGCAAATGACTATACCGACGGACTTGCTCTTCAAGCGATTAAACTGGTTTTCGAGTATTTGCCGCGGGCGGTCAAAGATGGCAAACATGACTTAGAGGCTCGAGAAAAAATGCATAATGCCTCCACAATGGCCGGGATGGCATTTGCCAATGCCTTTCTGGGCATGAACCATTCAATGGCGCATAAAATCGGTGGCCTTTTCCATGTCCCCCACGGTTTGGCCAATGCAATCCTGTTGCCATACACCATTCGCTATAACGGGGAAGTACCGACGCATTTAGCAATTTGGCCAAAGTATGAAGCCTATGTCTGTGATAAGAAATATCAGGATATCGCTAAACTATTGGGATTAAAGGCCGATACGACAAAAGAGGCGGTCGAAAATTTGGCTTCGGCAGTTTATAATCTGTCAATTTATTTAGGTATAAAAATGAGTTTTAAGGCCAATACAGAGATCGATGAGAAGACTTGGGACGAGGCTTTACCGCAGTTGGCCATGCTTGCATTTGAAGATCAATGCACGCCGGCTAACCCACGGATACCGATGGTAAAAGATATGATTGCGATTATGCATCGGGCATACTTAGGAGAATAA
- a CDS encoding deoxynucleoside kinase — protein MRIGIIGPIGAGKSTLSRMMAEYYGCPLMEEPVEKNEYLPYFYADKATFAMLSQNAFYSALFLSMWRLKDENNLICDSTVYSNLVFTELLRLEGYMNATEVALTYAIADEHLKRIPDLDLQVVLVRSNDALFANVRKRSRVIEKGQEDYLNFHYNNYYKVLKRIYDNYRVPAKKILWLELGDVNEPKEFARVIKEIERAYSESK, from the coding sequence ATGAGAATAGGAATTATTGGGCCGATTGGAGCTGGAAAGTCAACTTTAAGTCGAATGATGGCGGAGTATTATGGCTGTCCATTGATGGAAGAGCCGGTAGAGAAGAATGAGTATCTGCCATATTTTTATGCGGACAAAGCGACATTTGCCATGCTATCACAAAATGCTTTCTACAGTGCTTTATTTTTATCTATGTGGCGTTTAAAGGACGAAAATAATCTTATATGTGATTCGACGGTATATTCCAATCTGGTCTTCACGGAGCTTTTGCGTTTAGAAGGGTATATGAATGCTACGGAAGTGGCCCTTACCTATGCGATTGCTGATGAACACTTAAAACGGATTCCGGATTTGGATTTGCAGGTGGTTTTGGTTCGTTCCAACGATGCCTTGTTTGCCAATGTTCGCAAGCGGTCACGGGTAATTGAAAAAGGGCAGGAAGATTACCTTAATTTTCACTATAATAACTATTACAAGGTATTGAAACGTATCTACGATAATTATCGTGTTCCGGCTAAAAAAATTCTATGGCTGGAGCTCGGAGATGTTAATGAGCCGAAGGAATTTGCTCGGGTCATTAAAGAGATTGAAAGAGCCTATAGCGAAAGCAAGTAA
- a CDS encoding amino acid ABC transporter ATP-binding protein → MPCDNLFVVDNLHKDFGQLQVLKGINYEFKQGKVYAIIGPSGSGKSTFLRCLNLLETPTDGVITYMGLPLFGANEKGKPAILISENQLDEARQSIGMVFQNFNLFNNKTIIDNVAIAPMHLEHKSEKESRELALALLKRVGVADKANEYPIKLSGGQKQRVAIARALALDQNVILFDEPTSALDPEMVKEVLEVIKSLVETGITMIIVTHEMKFAREVSDEVIFMDDGMIVESNIPDELFDHPHNERTIRFLKAML, encoded by the coding sequence ATGCCTTGCGATAATTTATTTGTGGTTGATAATTTACATAAGGATTTCGGCCAACTCCAAGTTTTAAAAGGAATCAATTATGAGTTTAAACAAGGAAAGGTCTATGCCATAATCGGACCTTCAGGAAGTGGCAAATCAACTTTTTTAAGATGCCTCAATCTTTTAGAAACGCCGACGGACGGAGTGATTACTTATATGGGACTGCCGCTATTCGGCGCTAATGAAAAAGGCAAGCCGGCTATTCTTATCAGTGAAAATCAGTTAGATGAAGCCCGCCAATCAATCGGTATGGTTTTTCAAAACTTTAATTTATTTAATAACAAGACCATCATCGACAATGTGGCTATAGCACCGATGCATCTCGAACACAAAAGTGAGAAGGAATCGCGCGAACTGGCATTGGCCCTTTTAAAGCGCGTGGGCGTCGCGGATAAGGCTAATGAATATCCAATTAAACTGTCCGGAGGTCAGAAGCAACGGGTGGCTATCGCTCGTGCCTTGGCCCTTGATCAAAATGTTATTCTTTTTGATGAGCCGACGAGTGCCCTTGACCCCGAAATGGTTAAAGAAGTATTGGAAGTTATCAAAAGTTTGGTGGAAACGGGAATTACGATGATTATTGTCACTCACGAAATGAAGTTTGCTCGTGAAGTAAGCGATGAAGTGATTTTTATGGATGATGGAATGATTGTTGAGTCTAATATCCCTGATGAACTCTTTGACCATCCGCACAATGAACGCACAATTCGGTTTTTGAAAGCAATGTTGTAA
- a CDS encoding ABC transporter ATP-binding protein, with amino-acid sequence MKQEEKHSRSDIIKAIRRTIISAHKNKDDHVYLFFFLNMIAAGILPVIATFIPRTIIDDLTNEIEINLLLQHVGVLVGISLILGVVAAVANLFVNGEFIDIRMQEFDRVSVKYEHIDYWHLEDPSFRDRIEVGTMALQSNNIGFESIFHRFMRIFPFILSIVLYSVLIGLFKPIIFVACVVGALITFFINKAIAEYALKKRDELSSKRRHKQYFYQTASDFSFGKDIRVYDLNQKISGDYKRAIYSYISVVKNISNRRFKLGLLELIMLVIQDGLAYFFIIQGYYQNSITLGDVSLYVGLVIALSTTLRLLSSELAELVKDAGYTADYFHFIDDESLYGQRGNRNALVANHPFAIEFRHLTFNYPRSEVNIFSDFSLKIKAGEKVAIVGINGAGKSTLIKLLTGLFTPSKGKIFIDGIDSGEFKEDEYQKMFAPVYQEVNIYAGTVIENITGPNPSAENRAWAIECLKRVGLEKKIESLPLKYDTPLLKIVDEGGVELSGGQSQKLAIARGLYKDANIVILDEPTSALDALAEASIYQSFDDLVKNKTAIYISHRLSSTKFCDRIVLLGPEGIIEDGSHNQLMAQKGEYYQMFKTQGKYYQMKQKEEPIHG; translated from the coding sequence ATGAAACAAGAAGAAAAACATTCTCGATCCGATATTATAAAAGCGATTCGCCGAACAATCATTTCGGCTCACAAGAATAAAGACGACCACGTTTATTTGTTCTTCTTTTTAAATATGATTGCCGCGGGTATTTTGCCCGTTATAGCAACCTTTATTCCACGCACAATAATTGATGATTTAACCAATGAAATCGAAATAAATCTTTTGCTTCAACACGTGGGAGTCCTTGTAGGCATCAGCCTGATTTTAGGAGTCGTAGCCGCAGTCGCAAATCTATTTGTAAATGGTGAGTTTATCGACATTCGAATGCAGGAATTCGATCGGGTTTCGGTTAAGTATGAGCACATTGATTATTGGCACTTAGAAGATCCTTCCTTTCGGGATCGAATTGAGGTAGGAACAATGGCCCTTCAATCCAACAATATTGGATTTGAGTCAATTTTTCATCGTTTTATGCGAATATTCCCTTTTATTCTTTCCATTGTTTTATATTCTGTTTTAATTGGTCTCTTTAAACCGATTATCTTTGTCGCCTGCGTAGTAGGGGCATTAATTACTTTTTTTATCAATAAAGCCATCGCCGAATACGCGTTGAAAAAACGGGATGAACTTTCGAGTAAGCGTCGGCACAAACAATACTTTTATCAGACTGCAAGCGATTTTTCTTTTGGTAAAGATATTCGAGTTTACGACCTTAATCAAAAGATAAGCGGCGACTATAAAAGAGCCATTTACTCTTATATATCGGTGGTTAAAAATATTTCTAATCGGCGTTTTAAATTAGGCTTACTAGAACTCATTATGCTCGTTATCCAAGATGGATTAGCCTATTTCTTTATCATTCAAGGCTATTATCAAAACAGCATTACCCTAGGGGACGTTTCCTTGTATGTCGGACTGGTTATCGCTTTATCGACTACGCTTCGACTCTTATCAAGTGAGCTGGCGGAGTTGGTAAAGGATGCCGGATATACTGCCGATTATTTTCATTTTATCGATGATGAATCGCTTTACGGTCAGCGCGGAAATAGGAATGCGCTAGTGGCCAATCATCCTTTTGCTATTGAGTTTAGGCATTTGACATTCAATTATCCGCGCAGCGAAGTAAATATTTTCAGTGACTTCTCATTAAAAATTAAAGCCGGGGAGAAAGTTGCAATCGTGGGAATTAATGGCGCGGGTAAATCAACTTTAATTAAACTTTTAACCGGTTTATTTACGCCGAGCAAAGGCAAGATATTTATCGACGGAATTGATAGCGGAGAGTTCAAGGAAGACGAATATCAGAAAATGTTTGCTCCCGTTTATCAAGAAGTAAATATCTATGCGGGAACAGTTATTGAAAATATTACCGGTCCTAATCCCAGTGCCGAGAATCGAGCCTGGGCGATAGAGTGCCTCAAACGAGTTGGACTTGAAAAGAAAATCGAATCACTGCCCCTGAAGTATGATACCCCCCTTTTAAAAATCGTCGATGAGGGAGGAGTGGAATTAAGCGGTGGACAATCGCAAAAACTTGCAATAGCCCGCGGGTTATATAAAGATGCAAATATCGTTATTTTGGATGAACCCACGAGCGCTTTAGATGCCTTAGCCGAAGCATCCATCTACCAGTCATTTGATGATCTAGTTAAAAATAAAACCGCAATTTATATTTCGCATCGCCTGTCCAGCACAAAATTTTGCGATCGCATAGTTCTTCTTGGACCCGAAGGCATTATCGAAGACGGAAGTCATAATCAGTTGATGGCGCAAAAAGGTGAATACTATCAGATGTTTAAGACCCAAGGTAAGTACTATCAAATGAAGCAAAAGGAGGAACCAATCCATGGATGA